From Xenopus tropicalis strain Nigerian chromosome 3, UCB_Xtro_10.0, whole genome shotgun sequence, the proteins below share one genomic window:
- the arpin gene encoding arpin isoform X1 — MSRIYHNTSLRNKPVHDERIAGSWEPTAFQRGAGVLLEGTLLDFSRHSLTDSKGKKERWYILYLMPSKIHRRHFDSKGNEIEPNFSDTKKVNTGFLMSSYKVEAKGESDKISVEELIQLVNKVELMKISEKYTPRETVAFWLPEVDVEKTELELGEQLRVKTMGDSPFVFSLAKVDSGTVTKCNFAGDAQAGASWTDNIMAQKSQSTSACFEPRGQGDGAEDDEWD; from the exons ATGAGTCGGATATATCACAATACGTCTCTCCGAAATAAACCAGTGCACGATGAGCGCATTGCTGGTTCTTGGGAGCCGACTGCCTTCCAGCG GGGCGCAGGGGTTTTGCTGGAAGGGACCCTGCTGGATTTCTCAAGACATTCCCTTACAGACAGCAAGGGGAAGAAG GAACGATGGTACATTCTGTATCTGATGCCAAGCAAAATACATCGCAGGCATTTTGATAGTAAGGGGAATGAGATTGAACCCAACTTCAGCGACACCAAGAAAGTAAATACAGGCTTCCTCATGTCTTCTTACA AGGTTGAAGCAAAGGGTGAATCTGACAAAATATCTGTAGAGGAGCTGATTCAGCTGGTGAACAAAGTGGAACTAATGAAGATAAGTGAAAAGTACACTCCTAGGGAAACGGTTGCCTTTTGGCTTCCAGAGGTAGACGTGGAGAAGACTGAGCTAGAGCTGGGTGAACAACTACGAGTAAAAACCATGGGAGACAGCCCCTTTGTAT tttcaTTAGCGAAGGTTGACAGCGGGACTGTCACCAAATGCAACTTTGCTGGAGATGCACAGGCTGGAGCTTCCTGGACAGACAACATAATGGCTCAGAAATCACAAAGCACTTCAGCATGTTTTGAACCCAGGGGGCAAGGAGATGGAGCGGAAGATGATGAATGg
- the arpin gene encoding arpin isoform X2, with protein MPSKIHRRHFDSKGNEIEPNFSDTKKVNTGFLMSSYKVEAKGESDKISVEELIQLVNKVELMKISEKYTPRETVAFWLPEVDVEKTELELGEQLRVKTMGDSPFVFSLAKVDSGTVTKCNFAGDAQAGASWTDNIMAQKSQSTSACFEPRGQGDGAEDDEWD; from the exons ATGCCAAGCAAAATACATCGCAGGCATTTTGATAGTAAGGGGAATGAGATTGAACCCAACTTCAGCGACACCAAGAAAGTAAATACAGGCTTCCTCATGTCTTCTTACA AGGTTGAAGCAAAGGGTGAATCTGACAAAATATCTGTAGAGGAGCTGATTCAGCTGGTGAACAAAGTGGAACTAATGAAGATAAGTGAAAAGTACACTCCTAGGGAAACGGTTGCCTTTTGGCTTCCAGAGGTAGACGTGGAGAAGACTGAGCTAGAGCTGGGTGAACAACTACGAGTAAAAACCATGGGAGACAGCCCCTTTGTAT tttcaTTAGCGAAGGTTGACAGCGGGACTGTCACCAAATGCAACTTTGCTGGAGATGCACAGGCTGGAGCTTCCTGGACAGACAACATAATGGCTCAGAAATCACAAAGCACTTCAGCATGTTTTGAACCCAGGGGGCAAGGAGATGGAGCGGAAGATGATGAATGg